One window of Centropristis striata isolate RG_2023a ecotype Rhode Island chromosome 23, C.striata_1.0, whole genome shotgun sequence genomic DNA carries:
- the LOC131962085 gene encoding LIM zinc-binding domain-containing Nebulette-like gives MERYQRANQMMAEAGYSKGIHPQTMETDRRPGGIIVAPVLPGAYHQGVHMQQQPQYHGYMHQTSMSSVRSVTSPPHSATMRVYRALYDYAAQDHDEVSFRDGDVIINAQPIDEGWMYGTVQRTGKSGMLPANYVECCN, from the exons ATGGAGCGCTACCAGAGAGCCAATCAGATGATGGCAGAGGCGGGATACAGCAAAGGGATCCACCCCCAGACCATGGAGACGGACAGACGGCCCGGGGGCATCATCGTCG ctccGGTCCTTCCTGGAGCGTACCATCAGGGCGTCcacatgcagcagcagcctcagtACCACGGCTACATGCACCAGACCAGCATGTCTTCTGTCAGATCCGTCACCTCGCCGCCGCACTCAGCCACCATG cgaGTGTACCGGGCGCTGTACGACTACGCGGCTCAGGACCACGACGAGGTCTCCTTCAGGGACGGAGACGTCATCATCAACGCTCAGCCCATCGACGAGGGCTGGATGTACGGCACCGTGCAGCGCACCGGCAAGTCCGGCATGCTGCCTGCTAACTACGTGGAGTGTTGCAactag